The following coding sequences are from one Streptomyces sp. V3I7 window:
- a CDS encoding DUF445 domain-containing protein: MERTEPEETEETATQGGAPPRRAMNTFTPADVERQRGVRRMKLTATGMLLFVAVVYVLAKWASHSGAGAWTDYVAAAAEAGMVGALADWFAVTALFRHPLGLPIPHTAIIPTKKDQLGVSLGEFVGENFLSGDVVRQRLRAVGISSRLGAWLAEPEHADRVTAELATALRGALTVLRDSDVQAVVGEAITRRAEAQEVAPGMGKLLERIVADGGHRRVVDLIVSRAHDWLVLHDLQVMDAIEGGAPGWTPRFVDRRVGERVYRELLRFCTEIRDMPSHPARGALDRFLADFAGDLQSDTDTRARVERLKDEVLGRGEVQDLIASAWTAVRSMIVAAAEDERSELRMRVRASLLSLGARMAHDPRVQGKVDSWVEDAAVHVVSTYRKEITSLITDTVAGWDAEHTTRKIEANIGRDLQFIRINGTVVGSLAGLAIFAVTRGVGV; this comes from the coding sequence ATGGAACGTACCGAACCGGAAGAAACGGAAGAAACAGCGACACAGGGAGGTGCCCCGCCCCGCCGCGCCATGAATACCTTCACACCGGCCGACGTGGAACGGCAGCGCGGAGTACGGCGGATGAAGCTCACCGCGACCGGGATGCTCCTGTTCGTCGCGGTGGTGTACGTCCTCGCCAAATGGGCCTCCCACAGCGGCGCGGGCGCCTGGACGGACTATGTCGCGGCGGCCGCCGAGGCCGGCATGGTCGGCGCGCTCGCCGACTGGTTCGCGGTCACCGCCCTCTTCCGTCACCCCCTTGGCCTGCCCATCCCGCACACCGCGATCATTCCCACCAAGAAGGACCAGCTGGGCGTCTCCCTCGGTGAGTTCGTCGGCGAGAACTTCCTCTCCGGGGACGTCGTACGGCAGCGGCTGCGCGCGGTGGGCATCAGCAGCCGGCTGGGTGCCTGGCTCGCCGAGCCCGAGCACGCTGACCGGGTGACGGCGGAACTGGCGACCGCGCTGCGCGGCGCGCTCACCGTCCTGCGCGACTCCGACGTCCAGGCGGTGGTCGGCGAGGCGATCACCCGCCGGGCCGAGGCCCAGGAGGTCGCGCCCGGCATGGGGAAACTGCTGGAGCGCATCGTCGCCGACGGCGGCCACCGGCGGGTCGTGGACCTGATCGTCTCCCGGGCCCACGACTGGCTGGTGCTCCACGACCTCCAGGTCATGGACGCCATCGAGGGCGGCGCCCCCGGCTGGACGCCACGCTTCGTCGACCGCAGAGTCGGCGAGCGCGTCTACCGCGAGCTGCTGCGCTTCTGCACGGAGATCCGGGACATGCCCTCCCACCCCGCGCGCGGCGCCCTCGACCGCTTCCTCGCCGACTTCGCGGGCGACCTCCAGTCCGACACGGACACCCGCGCGCGGGTGGAGCGGCTCAAGGACGAGGTGCTGGGCCGCGGCGAGGTGCAGGACCTCATCGCCTCCGCCTGGACGGCCGTACGATCCATGATCGTCGCGGCGGCGGAGGACGAGCGCAGCGAGCTGCGGATGCGCGTGCGCGCCTCACTGCTCTCCCTGGGCGCCCGGATGGCGCACGACCCCCGGGTCCAGGGCAAGGTCGACAGCTGGGTCGAGGACGCGGCCGTCCACGTCGTGTCGACGTACCGCAAGGAGATCACCTCCCTGATCACCGACACGGTGGCCGGCTGGGACGCCGAGCACACGACCCGCAAGATCGAGGCCAACATCGGCCGCGACCTGCAGTTCATCCGGATCAACGGCACGGTGGTGGGATCGCTGGCGGGGCTGGCGATCTTCGCGGTGACTCGGGGGGTGGGGGTCTGA
- a CDS encoding SGNH/GDSL hydrolase family protein produces MTRGHGYAVLSSIVALVVGLSTAIYVGVSADDGTPLSSIAGNRPHRDASAAPASAGTWVGAWSASPVGGEPGTLVRGMAGRSVRNVVHASVGGTSARITLSNLYGRTPLTITHASIAVAVGDNSAEAAAETMRRLSFGGNASVVIPPGGQVLSDAVRVNIPHDTDVLVTTYSPTASGPVTYHPQSRQMSYVALGDHTEDATGTAYTQQTPYWRYLTALDVLSNASDGTVVVLGDSITDGYRSTVGANRRWTDVLSERLRTDLADGRSVPRYTVVNQGISGNRVLTDGGSGRPAGNESALGRFGRDVLSRTNVKVVVIDLGVNDILHNPRLADAGEITDGLRTLVRQAHARGLKVIGATLMPFQGHRGYTPARDAVRQEVNAMIRSGQVYDAVVDFDQALKDPYNPLRLRPEYDSGDHLHPSDAGYQKMAETFDLRELKGAGQAEL; encoded by the coding sequence ATGACCAGGGGTCACGGGTATGCCGTGCTCAGTTCGATCGTCGCGCTGGTCGTCGGCCTGTCCACCGCCATCTACGTCGGGGTGTCGGCCGACGACGGCACACCGCTGAGCAGCATCGCCGGGAACCGTCCCCACCGCGACGCCTCCGCGGCCCCCGCCTCCGCCGGCACCTGGGTCGGCGCCTGGTCGGCCTCCCCCGTGGGCGGCGAGCCGGGCACGCTGGTCCGCGGCATGGCCGGCCGCTCGGTGCGCAACGTCGTGCACGCGAGCGTCGGCGGCACGAGCGCGCGGATCACGCTGTCCAACCTCTACGGACGCACGCCGCTGACCATCACGCACGCCTCCATCGCCGTCGCCGTCGGCGACAACTCGGCGGAGGCCGCGGCCGAGACGATGCGCCGCCTCAGCTTCGGCGGCAACGCCTCCGTGGTCATTCCCCCGGGCGGCCAGGTGCTCAGCGACGCGGTGCGCGTCAACATCCCGCACGACACCGACGTCCTGGTCACCACGTACTCGCCCACCGCGTCCGGCCCGGTCACCTACCATCCGCAGTCGCGGCAGATGTCGTACGTCGCGCTCGGTGACCACACCGAGGACGCGACCGGCACCGCCTACACCCAGCAGACCCCGTACTGGCGCTACCTGACCGCCCTCGACGTGCTGAGCAACGCCTCCGACGGCACCGTCGTGGTGCTCGGCGACTCCATCACGGACGGCTACCGCTCCACCGTGGGCGCCAACCGCCGCTGGACGGACGTCCTTTCGGAGCGCCTGCGCACGGACCTCGCCGACGGCCGGAGCGTGCCCCGCTACACCGTCGTCAACCAGGGCATCAGCGGCAACCGCGTCCTGACCGACGGCGGTTCGGGCCGCCCGGCCGGCAACGAGAGCGCGCTCGGCCGCTTCGGCCGTGACGTCCTGTCGCGTACGAACGTCAAGGTCGTCGTCATCGACCTCGGCGTCAACGACATACTCCACAACCCGCGCCTGGCGGACGCGGGCGAGATCACCGACGGTCTGCGCACCCTCGTCCGCCAGGCCCACGCCCGCGGCCTGAAGGTCATAGGCGCCACGCTGATGCCCTTCCAGGGTCACCGCGGCTACACCCCGGCCCGCGACGCGGTCCGCCAGGAGGTCAACGCGATGATCCGGTCCGGCCAGGTCTACGACGCCGTCGTCGACTTCGACCAGGCGCTCAAGGACCCGTACAACCCGCTGCGGCTGCGCCCTGAGTACGACTCCGGCGACCACCTCCACCCGAGCGACGCCGGCTACCAGAAGATGGCCGAGACCTTCGACCTGCGGGAGCTGAAGGGCGCCGGGCAGGCCGAGCTGTAG
- a CDS encoding DUF1707 domain-containing protein: MTDEAPELRASDADRERVAEILRDAVAEGRLDMEEFEERLDATYAARTYGELAPITRDLPGAGTVAPPTVSLRKVPAESASWASRITGGEGSSSGAVAVLSGFQRKGRWTMPRRFTCFAFCGGGEIDLREADFADREVEISCVAVMGGVQVIVPPGVEVVVRGIGVMGGFDHREEGVAGEPGAPRVIVSGFAFWGGVGVERKLTRAQRQRLKGERRQEKLDRQAALRELQESFQEDLHEARRRMLDGHRELRRGRYEERREGRRERREERRRRHF; this comes from the coding sequence ATGACCGACGAAGCCCCGGAACTGCGCGCCTCCGACGCCGACCGTGAGCGGGTAGCCGAGATCCTGCGGGACGCCGTGGCCGAAGGGCGCCTCGACATGGAGGAGTTCGAGGAACGGCTGGACGCCACGTACGCGGCGCGTACGTACGGGGAGTTGGCGCCGATCACCCGGGACCTGCCGGGAGCGGGCACGGTCGCGCCGCCCACCGTCTCGCTGCGCAAGGTGCCCGCCGAGAGCGCGAGTTGGGCAAGCCGGATCACCGGGGGTGAGGGCTCCTCGTCCGGGGCGGTCGCCGTCCTGTCGGGGTTCCAGCGCAAGGGCCGCTGGACGATGCCCCGCCGCTTCACCTGCTTCGCCTTCTGCGGCGGCGGCGAGATCGACCTGCGCGAGGCCGACTTCGCGGACCGGGAGGTGGAGATCAGCTGCGTGGCCGTCATGGGTGGCGTGCAGGTGATCGTGCCGCCGGGCGTGGAGGTCGTCGTCCGCGGCATCGGCGTCATGGGCGGCTTCGACCACCGGGAGGAGGGCGTGGCCGGCGAGCCGGGGGCTCCGCGCGTGATCGTGAGCGGCTTCGCCTTCTGGGGCGGCGTCGGCGTGGAGCGCAAGCTCACCCGGGCGCAGCGGCAGCGGCTGAAGGGGGAGCGCCGCCAGGAGAAGCTGGACCGCCAGGCGGCGCTCAGGGAGTTGCAGGAATCCTTCCAGGAGGACCTCCACGAGGCCCGGCGCCGGATGCTCGACGGTCACCGCGAACTGCGGCGCGGGCGCTATGAGGAGCGCCGAGAGGGCCGGCGCGAACGCCGTGAGGAACGCCGGCGCCGGCACTTCTGA
- a CDS encoding ATP-binding cassette domain-containing protein, whose translation MADSDGGVPGGRGFIEVDRLEKVFDVRRKTGFLRRERRQVRAVDALSFTVARGEMVGYIGPNGAGKSTTIKMLTGILTPSGGRLRVAGIDPARERSRLAHRIGVVFGQRTTLWWDLPLIDSYRLAHRMYRIPDARYRENLDRCVELLELSDLLDVPVRQLSLGQRMRGDIAAALLHDPEVLYLDEPTIGLDVISKAKVRGFLRELNAERGTTVLLTTHDLQDIEQLCSRVMVIDHGRLVYDGPLTGLHEAGESERTLVVDLERELPPVTVPGARVVRVDGPRQWLAFPAAASAAPLVARIAAEYPLVDLSVREPDIEEVIARMYAGHPVDAGDAEEAVP comes from the coding sequence ATGGCGGACAGTGACGGCGGCGTTCCGGGCGGGCGCGGCTTCATCGAGGTGGACCGGCTGGAGAAGGTCTTCGACGTGCGCAGGAAGACCGGTTTCCTGCGCCGGGAGCGGCGGCAGGTGCGGGCGGTCGACGCGCTCTCCTTCACCGTGGCGCGCGGCGAGATGGTCGGCTACATCGGCCCGAACGGCGCGGGCAAGTCGACGACCATCAAGATGCTCACCGGCATCCTGACGCCGAGCGGCGGCCGGCTGCGGGTGGCCGGCATCGACCCCGCCCGTGAGCGCTCGCGCCTCGCGCACCGCATCGGCGTGGTCTTCGGGCAGCGTACGACGCTGTGGTGGGACCTGCCGCTGATCGACTCCTACCGGCTGGCGCACCGCATGTACCGCATCCCCGACGCCCGTTACCGGGAGAACCTCGACCGCTGCGTCGAACTCCTTGAGCTGAGTGACCTGTTGGACGTCCCGGTACGGCAACTCTCCCTCGGTCAGCGGATGCGCGGCGACATCGCGGCGGCTCTGCTGCACGACCCCGAGGTGCTCTACCTCGACGAGCCGACGATCGGCCTGGACGTCATCTCCAAGGCGAAGGTGCGCGGTTTCCTGCGCGAGCTCAACGCCGAGCGCGGTACGACGGTCCTGCTGACCACCCACGACCTTCAGGACATCGAGCAGTTGTGCTCGCGCGTGATGGTCATCGACCACGGCAGGCTGGTCTACGACGGCCCGCTGACCGGGCTGCACGAGGCGGGCGAGAGCGAGCGGACCCTGGTGGTGGACCTGGAGCGCGAACTCCCGCCGGTGACGGTGCCCGGGGCCCGGGTGGTGCGGGTGGACGGCCCGCGTCAGTGGCTGGCGTTCCCCGCCGCCGCGTCGGCGGCCCCGCTGGTGGCGCGGATCGCGGCGGAGTACCCGCTGGTGGACCTGTCGGTACGGGAGCCGGACATCGAGGAGGTGATCGCCCGGATGTACGCCGGTCACCCGGTCGACGCCGGGGACGCGGAGGAAGCGGTCCCGTAG
- a CDS encoding ABC transporter permease — translation MAESGVTEPVRVNRVVDGLRAYRLIAAMWIRSTMAYRASFAMTTFGNFAATALDFVAILLMFSRIDALGGWTLPEVAFLYGASGVAFGLADLAIGSMDRLGRRVRDGTLDTLLVRPAPVLAQVAADRFAPRRLGRVTQGALVLGWALAALHLTWTPLKLLLMPLMLLSGALIFCAVFVAGAAFQFVAQDASEVQNAFTYGGTTLLQYPPTVFARELVRGVTFVLPLAFVNWLPATYVLGRPYPLGLPEWTAFVSPLVAVACCVLAGVAWRAGLRSYRSTGS, via the coding sequence GTGGCTGAGAGCGGCGTAACAGAACCCGTTCGGGTCAACCGAGTTGTGGACGGACTGCGGGCCTACCGGCTGATCGCCGCGATGTGGATCCGCTCCACGATGGCGTACCGGGCCTCCTTCGCCATGACGACGTTCGGCAACTTCGCCGCGACCGCGCTCGACTTCGTCGCGATCCTGCTGATGTTCTCCCGCATCGACGCCCTCGGCGGCTGGACGCTGCCCGAGGTCGCCTTCCTGTACGGCGCCTCCGGCGTCGCGTTCGGCCTGGCCGACCTGGCGATCGGCTCGATGGACCGGCTGGGGCGCCGCGTCCGCGACGGCACGCTGGACACCCTGCTCGTGCGCCCCGCGCCGGTGCTGGCGCAGGTGGCCGCGGACCGCTTCGCGCCGCGTCGGCTGGGCCGGGTCACCCAGGGCGCGCTGGTGCTCGGCTGGGCGCTGGCGGCCCTGCACCTGACCTGGACGCCGCTGAAGCTGCTGCTCATGCCCCTGATGCTGCTCAGCGGTGCGTTGATCTTCTGCGCGGTGTTCGTGGCGGGCGCCGCCTTCCAGTTCGTGGCGCAGGACGCCTCCGAGGTGCAGAACGCGTTCACGTACGGCGGCACCACGCTGTTGCAGTACCCGCCCACCGTGTTCGCGCGGGAGCTGGTGCGCGGTGTGACCTTCGTGCTGCCGCTCGCCTTCGTCAACTGGCTGCCCGCGACGTACGTGTTGGGGCGGCCGTACCCCCTCGGGCTGCCGGAGTGGACGGCGTTCGTCTCGCCGCTGGTGGCGGTGGCGTGCTGTGTGCTGGCCGGGGTGGCATGGCGGGCGGGGCTTCGTTCCTACCGGAGTACAGGGAGTTAG
- a CDS encoding ABC-2 family transporter protein → MGAGRLYTAVAAGVFRRYATYRSATAAGVFTNTVFGLILVYTYLALWDEKPHLGGYGPAQAVTYVWVGQALFATLAIGGGGVESEVMERIRTGDVAIDLYRPADLQLWWLSADLGRALFQLVGRGVVPFVFGSLCFELALPRDVGTWAAFAFALVLALLVGFGIRYLVALSAFWLLDGAGVAQMAWIVGMFCSGMVLPLNVFPGALGEVVRLLPWASLLQAPADVLLGRADVWGTFALQAAWAVVLLGAGRLVQSAATRRVVVQGG, encoded by the coding sequence ATGGGCGCTGGACGGTTGTACACGGCCGTCGCGGCGGGGGTCTTCAGAAGGTACGCGACGTACCGTTCGGCCACTGCGGCAGGGGTGTTCACCAACACGGTCTTCGGTCTCATCCTCGTGTACACCTACCTGGCCCTGTGGGACGAGAAGCCGCATCTCGGCGGCTACGGCCCGGCGCAGGCGGTCACTTACGTGTGGGTGGGTCAGGCGCTGTTCGCCACACTGGCGATCGGGGGCGGCGGGGTCGAGTCCGAGGTGATGGAGCGGATCCGGACGGGCGACGTCGCGATCGACCTGTACCGGCCCGCCGATCTGCAACTGTGGTGGCTGTCGGCCGACTTGGGGCGGGCGCTGTTCCAACTGGTGGGGCGGGGCGTCGTCCCGTTCGTGTTCGGGTCGCTGTGCTTCGAGCTGGCGCTGCCGAGGGACGTGGGCACCTGGGCCGCCTTCGCGTTCGCCCTGGTGCTGGCCCTGTTGGTCGGGTTCGGGATCCGCTACCTGGTGGCGCTGAGCGCCTTCTGGCTGCTGGACGGGGCCGGAGTGGCCCAGATGGCGTGGATCGTCGGGATGTTCTGCTCGGGGATGGTGCTGCCGCTGAACGTCTTCCCGGGCGCGCTGGGCGAGGTCGTACGGCTGCTGCCGTGGGCGTCGCTGCTCCAGGCGCCCGCCGACGTGCTGCTGGGCCGGGCGGACGTGTGGGGCACGTTCGCCCTCCAGGCGGCGTGGGCCGTGGTGTTGCTGGGAGCCGGCCGGCTGGTGCAGTCGGCGGCGACGCGGCGGGTGGTGGTGCAGGGTGGCTGA
- a CDS encoding transglycosylase domain-containing protein — MSDEPQPQQPDEGGAPREPQAAPDEGADGRDERPEEQPKTPKAPEATERPGQRPETPESAKAAARPGRQPVKPAADERPQRADRQPEKPEASEQADEPKAAERPERPDQTMQLKQFRRPDAPKAPKASEASAASAASEASGAGARAGDEPERPARPKAPASPFAPPVPQAPRTPEPPTGSVASQQDGQAGPAAQAGRPDVPEDAPGAPARRKRTGWRRAVPTWRMVLGTLVIGVLLLAGAFFVGYSLVKIPSANALATQQGNVYLYADGSQLARDGEVNRENVRLSQISKAGQHAVLAAEDRDFYTESAVDLKAMVRAAWNTATGKGKQSGSTITQQYVKNYYLAQEQTVTRKVKEFFISIKLDRNQPKDKILEGYLNTSYFGRNAYGVQAAAQAYYGVDAIDLDPARAAYLAALVNAPSEYDVVAHPENKPAALARWNYVLDGMVKQGWLPASERAGIKFPMPKEQTVSTGLSGQRGYIVEAVKHYLDTNGILDAGALAAGGYRITTTLDKGKQDAFVKAVDDQVMSQLDKKNRKVDSYVRAGGASIDPRTGKIVAMYGGVDYVKQYTNGATRGDFQVGSTFKPFVFTSAVENHSTTQDGRTITPNTYYDGTSKRPVQGWDGGLYNPENEDGHSYGQITVREATDKSVNSVYAQMAVDVGSPKVKQTAIDLGLPESTPDLTASPSIALGPSTASVLDMTRAYATLANHGKHGTYTMIQKITRNNAEDVPLPAHHTEQAVSRQAADTTTSVLQSVVAKGTATAALAAGRPAAGKTGTAEEDTAAWFAGYTPELATVVSVMGQDPVTARHKPLYGAMGLARINGGGAPAEIWAQYTKDALKGRPVSSFDLQLQPGADKTQPPVAPSSSASGTGDGDQGAVGGGTIGGDDQGQTAGQTTGGTDGGTTGDPGDNGGTPTDGGVTGGPGPTDGGITGGTTDGGTTTGGTDTGGTTTGGTDSGGTTDGGTTAGPGGSPPPTRKR; from the coding sequence ATGAGCGACGAGCCGCAGCCGCAGCAGCCCGACGAGGGCGGCGCACCGAGAGAGCCGCAGGCGGCACCCGACGAGGGGGCGGACGGACGCGACGAGCGGCCCGAGGAGCAGCCGAAGACTCCGAAGGCGCCGGAGGCGACCGAGCGGCCCGGGCAGCGGCCGGAAACACCGGAGTCGGCCAAGGCGGCCGCGCGGCCCGGGAGGCAGCCGGTGAAGCCGGCGGCGGACGAGCGGCCCCAACGGGCCGACAGGCAGCCGGAGAAGCCCGAGGCGAGCGAGCAGGCGGACGAGCCGAAGGCGGCCGAGCGGCCCGAGCGGCCCGATCAGACCATGCAGCTCAAGCAGTTCAGGCGGCCCGACGCCCCGAAGGCCCCGAAGGCCTCCGAAGCTTCCGCGGCATCCGCGGCCTCGGAGGCTTCCGGGGCCGGGGCCAGGGCCGGGGACGAGCCGGAGCGGCCCGCGCGCCCGAAGGCGCCCGCGTCCCCCTTCGCGCCCCCGGTCCCCCAGGCACCCCGGACCCCCGAGCCGCCCACCGGATCCGTCGCGTCCCAGCAGGACGGACAGGCCGGACCGGCTGCGCAGGCCGGGCGGCCCGACGTACCCGAGGACGCCCCCGGGGCTCCCGCGCGGCGCAAGCGCACCGGCTGGCGCCGGGCCGTCCCGACCTGGCGCATGGTGCTCGGCACCCTCGTCATCGGCGTCCTGCTGCTCGCCGGCGCCTTCTTCGTCGGCTACTCACTGGTGAAGATCCCGTCGGCCAACGCCCTCGCCACCCAGCAGGGCAACGTCTACCTGTACGCCGACGGCTCCCAACTGGCCCGCGACGGCGAGGTCAACCGGGAGAACGTGCGCCTCTCGCAGATCTCCAAGGCCGGCCAGCACGCCGTCCTGGCGGCCGAGGACCGCGACTTCTACACCGAGTCCGCCGTCGACCTCAAGGCGATGGTCCGCGCCGCCTGGAACACGGCCACCGGCAAGGGCAAGCAGTCCGGTTCGACCATCACCCAGCAGTACGTGAAGAACTACTACCTGGCGCAGGAACAGACCGTCACGCGCAAGGTGAAGGAGTTCTTCATCTCGATCAAGCTGGACCGCAACCAGCCCAAGGACAAGATCCTCGAGGGCTACCTCAACACCAGCTACTTCGGCCGCAACGCCTACGGCGTCCAGGCCGCAGCGCAGGCCTACTACGGCGTCGACGCCATCGACCTCGACCCGGCCCGCGCCGCCTACCTCGCCGCGCTCGTCAACGCCCCCAGCGAATACGACGTCGTCGCCCACCCCGAGAACAAGCCCGCGGCGCTCGCCCGCTGGAACTACGTCCTCGACGGCATGGTGAAGCAGGGCTGGCTCCCCGCGTCCGAGCGCGCCGGCATCAAGTTCCCGATGCCCAAGGAACAGACGGTCTCCACCGGCCTGTCCGGGCAGCGCGGCTACATCGTCGAGGCGGTCAAGCACTACCTCGACACGAACGGCATCCTCGACGCAGGCGCCCTCGCGGCCGGCGGCTACCGGATCACCACCACCCTCGACAAGGGCAAGCAGGACGCCTTCGTCAAGGCGGTCGACGACCAGGTGATGTCCCAGCTGGACAAGAAGAACCGCAAGGTCGACTCGTACGTCCGCGCCGGCGGCGCCTCCATCGACCCCAGGACCGGCAAGATCGTCGCCATGTACGGCGGCGTCGACTACGTGAAGCAGTACACCAACGGCGCCACCCGCGGCGACTTCCAGGTCGGCTCCACCTTCAAGCCGTTCGTGTTCACCTCGGCGGTGGAGAACCACTCGACCACGCAGGACGGCCGTACCATCACGCCGAACACGTACTACGACGGCACGAGCAAGCGGCCCGTGCAGGGCTGGGACGGCGGCCTGTACAACCCCGAGAACGAGGACGGCCACTCGTACGGCCAGATCACCGTGCGCGAGGCCACCGACAAGTCGGTCAACTCGGTCTACGCGCAGATGGCCGTCGACGTCGGCTCCCCGAAGGTCAAGCAGACCGCGATCGACCTCGGCCTCCCGGAGAGCACCCCGGACCTGACCGCCTCCCCGTCCATCGCGCTCGGCCCCTCCACCGCCAGCGTCCTGGACATGACGCGGGCCTACGCGACACTCGCCAACCACGGCAAGCACGGCACGTACACGATGATCCAGAAGATCACGCGGAACAACGCTGAGGACGTTCCGCTGCCCGCGCACCACACCGAGCAGGCCGTCAGCCGTCAGGCCGCGGACACCACCACGTCCGTCCTGCAGAGCGTGGTCGCCAAGGGCACCGCCACCGCCGCCCTGGCCGCCGGCCGCCCCGCGGCTGGCAAGACCGGCACCGCCGAGGAGGACACGGCGGCCTGGTTCGCCGGCTACACCCCCGAACTCGCCACGGTCGTCTCGGTGATGGGCCAGGACCCGGTGACCGCCCGGCACAAGCCGCTGTACGGGGCCATGGGCCTCGCCCGCATCAACGGCGGCGGCGCGCCCGCCGAGATCTGGGCGCAGTACACCAAGGACGCCCTGAAGGGCAGGCCGGTCAGCAGCTTCGACCTCCAGCTCCAGCCCGGCGCCGACAAGACCCAGCCGCCCGTCGCGCCGTCCTCGTCCGCGTCGGGCACCGGCGACGGCGACCAGGGCGCCGTCGGCGGCGGCACCATCGGCGGCGACGACCAGGGGCAGACCGCGGGCCAGACGACCGGCGGGACGGACGGCGGCACCACCGGCGACCCGGGTGACAACGGCGGTACGCCCACCGACGGCGGCGTGACCGGCGGCCCCGGCCCGACGGACGGGGGCATCACCGGCGGCACGACCGACGGCGGGACCACCACCGGTGGCACGGACACCGGCGGCACCACCACGGGCGGCACGGACAGCGGCGGCACCACCGACGGCGGCACGACCGCGGGCCCGGGCGGCTCGCCGCCCCCGACCCGCAAGCGCTGA
- a CDS encoding co-chaperone GroES — translation MSAKRNEHYPQHDKLPIRMLHDRVLVRQDTSEGERRSGGGILIPATAAVGRRLAWAEVVAVGQNVRTVEPGDRVLYDPEDRAEVEVRGVAYVLMRERDLHAVAADRFEGSEDSTGLYL, via the coding sequence GTGAGCGCCAAGAGAAACGAGCACTACCCGCAGCACGACAAGCTGCCCATCCGCATGCTGCACGACCGTGTGCTCGTGCGGCAGGACACCTCCGAGGGCGAACGGCGCTCGGGCGGCGGCATCCTGATCCCGGCCACGGCGGCGGTCGGACGCCGGCTGGCCTGGGCCGAGGTCGTCGCGGTCGGGCAGAACGTCCGGACCGTGGAGCCGGGCGACCGCGTCCTGTACGACCCGGAGGACCGGGCCGAGGTCGAGGTGCGGGGCGTGGCGTACGTGCTCATGCGCGAGCGCGATCTGCACGCCGTGGCCGCCGACCGCTTCGAGGGGTCGGAGGACTCCACGGGCCTGTACCTCTGA
- a CDS encoding DUF3618 domain-containing protein, whose product MADTSDTRTPAQIEADIKRRREVLAETLDEIGIRVHPKTIVGDAKAKVVSQVDHTFGKACVQVNKVVSDVKAQFVDDDGSPRMERVVPAALLAAGVVGLIVVGSRRRKR is encoded by the coding sequence GTGGCGGACACGTCGGACACGAGAACCCCGGCGCAGATCGAGGCGGACATCAAGCGCCGCCGCGAGGTGCTGGCCGAGACGCTCGACGAGATCGGGATTCGGGTCCACCCGAAGACCATCGTCGGGGATGCCAAGGCGAAGGTCGTCTCCCAGGTCGACCACACCTTCGGCAAGGCCTGTGTACAGGTCAACAAGGTCGTCAGCGATGTGAAGGCGCAGTTCGTCGACGACGACGGGTCGCCGCGCATGGAGCGGGTCGTGCCCGCCGCGCTGCTCGCCGCCGGTGTCGTGGGGCTGATCGTGGTCGGCTCCCGGCGCCGCAAGCGCTGA
- the bcp gene encoding thioredoxin-dependent thiol peroxidase, producing the protein MSERLQPGDVAPAFSLPDADGNEVSLADHKGRKVIVYFYPAALTPGCTKQACDFTDNLALLADAGYDVIGISPDKPEKLGKFREQENLKVTLLADPDKKVLEAYGAYGEKKLYGKTVVGVIRSTVVVDEEGKVERALYNVKATGHVAKIIKDLGI; encoded by the coding sequence ATGAGCGAGCGACTCCAGCCCGGGGACGTGGCCCCCGCCTTCTCCCTTCCCGACGCCGACGGCAACGAGGTGTCCTTGGCCGACCACAAGGGCCGCAAGGTCATCGTCTACTTCTACCCCGCTGCCCTCACTCCAGGCTGCACCAAGCAGGCCTGCGACTTCACCGACAACCTGGCACTGCTCGCCGACGCGGGCTACGACGTCATCGGCATCTCCCCCGACAAGCCGGAGAAGCTGGGCAAGTTCCGCGAGCAGGAGAACCTCAAGGTCACCCTGCTCGCCGACCCGGACAAGAAGGTGCTGGAGGCGTACGGCGCCTACGGCGAGAAGAAGCTGTACGGCAAGACGGTCGTCGGCGTCATCCGCTCCACGGTGGTCGTGGACGAGGAGGGCAAGGTCGAGCGCGCCCTGTACAACGTGAAGGCCACCGGCCACGTCGCCAAGATCATCAAGGACCTGGGGATCTGA